One segment of Mus caroli chromosome 6, CAROLI_EIJ_v1.1, whole genome shotgun sequence DNA contains the following:
- the LOC110296435 gene encoding anionic trypsin-2-like, giving the protein MRALLFLALVGAAVAFPVDDDDKIVGGYTCXENSVPYQVSLNSGYHFCGGSLINDQWVVSAAHCYKSRIQVRLGEHNINVLEGNEQFVNAAKVIRHPSYNSWALDNDIMLIKLASPVTLNARVATVALPSSCAPAGTQCLISGWGNTLSSGVNNPDLLQCLDAPVLSQADCEASYPGKITNNMICVGFLEGGKDSCQGDSGGPVVCNGQLQGIVSWGYGCAQKDNPGVYTKVCNYVDWIQDIAFPVDDDDKIVGGYTCRENSVPYQVSLNAGYHFCGGSPHQ; this is encoded by the exons ATGAGAGCACTCCTGTTCCTGGCCCTTGTGGGAGCTGCTG TTGCCTTCCCTGTGGATGATGATGACAAGATCGTTGGAGGATACACCTGCCNAGAGAATTCTGTTCCCTACCAGGTGTCCCTGAACTCTGGCTACCACTTCTGTGGAGGTTCCCTCATCAATGACCAGTGGGTGGTGTCTGCAGCTCACTGCTACAAGTC CCGCATCCAAGTGAGACTGGGGGAGCACAACATCAATGTCCTGGAGGGCAATGAGCAGTTTGTCAATGCTGCCAAGGTCATCCGGCACCCCAGTTATAATTCATGGGCCCTGGACAATGACATCATGCTGATCAAACTGGCATCCCCTGTGACCCTCAATGCCAGAGTGGCCACTGTAGCTCTGCCCAGTTCCTGTGCACCTGCAGGCACTCAGTGTCTCATCTCTGGATGGGGCAACACCTTGAGCTCTGGTG TGAACAACCCAGACCTGCTCCAGTGCCTGGATGCCCCAGTGCTGTCTCAGGCTGACTGTGAGGCCTCCTACCCTGGAAAGATCACCAATAACATGATCTGTGTTGGCTTCCTGGAGGGAGGCAAAGATTCCTGCCAG GGTGACTCTGGTGGCCCTGTGGTCTGCAATGGACAGCTCCAGGGCATTGTCTCCTGGGGCTATGGCTGTGCCCAGAAGGACAACCCTGGTGTGTACACCAAGGTCTGCAACTATGTGGACTGGATTCAGGACA TTGCTTTTCCTGTGGATGATGATGACAAGATCGTTGGAGGATACACCTGCAGAGAGAATTCTGTTCCCTACCAGGTGTCCCTGAACGCTGGCTACCACTTCTGTGGAGGTTCCCCTCATCAATGA